In Heteronotia binoei isolate CCM8104 ecotype False Entrance Well chromosome 21, APGP_CSIRO_Hbin_v1, whole genome shotgun sequence, the DNA window accaattctccattaccccctatgggaattggtctccatagaatataatggagtgcccatcagacattttcctcccttccccctgctttctgataaccctgaagtggggggagcttCTCCAAACAAGGGGATCCTTTGCTTCCAACTGAGGATTGTCAACCCTAGGTTTACATCTGACACTCCCACTTTCACTCCCCctattaggagagccagtttggtgtagtggttaagtgtgtggactcttatctgggagaaccgggtttgattccctactcctccacttgcacctgctggcatggccttgggtcagtcgtagctcttgtaggagttgtccttgaaagggcagctgctgtgagagccctctccagccccacccacctcacagggtgtctgttgtgggggaggaagggaaaggagattgtgagccgctctgagactcttcggagtggagggtgggatataaatccaatatcttcatctacctcacagggtgtctgttgtgggggaggaagggaaaggagattgtgaaccgctctgagactcttcggagtggagggcgggatataaatccaatatcttcatctacctcacagggtgtctgttgtgggggaggaagggaaaggagattgtgagccactctgagactcttcggagtggagggcgggatataaatccaatatcttcttcttcttcttcttctttattagtGGCACCACCAAGTCTTGATGGCATCTTGTTTTAGGGCACCGTAATGCTTTCAGTGTTATTTAatttggttttattctgtttttgaaatgtaatttgttgtgaactgccctgagcctgactACTGGGAAGAGAGGTAAAATattcaattaaattaataataataaaaagagtgTGGGGAGGAAGTCATTGTATGAAACGCCTTCATATATCAGCCGCgcatgatttatttattatttcatttatttattacatcatatttataatcctgccctctccatgaataatcagggcagctaacaggccAACTGGCATCTAAAAACAAGTACAGCATTATAGACGCAACATTACAAAACATTAAACATAAAACACTGTGATGCTATACTTCAATATAAAACAGGCAAGTTTTCCAAGAGTTAAGAGGGAACTGGTGGTATGACTGAGACAACATATAGAAGGTAGAGGTTGAAAGCTGATTTCCTTATACATCTATCTGAGGCGGTAAAGTCTTCATGCATTTTTTATCACCTCAGTTTTACCTGGGAGATCACTTGCCTTTAATTTGCCCATTATGAAAATTAAGGTATCAGGAGAGAAGGCTTTCCGATAGAATTGTCTATAAGGTGTTAAAGctggggattttcagacaaataTCTCCCCACATGAAACTCAGTTTATGGCCTTGTGACAACTTTACTACCCCAGCCCTGAGAAAGAGCGAGCTCTTATACATTGAGGGAACAGCATTACGTAAGATGGAACAACTCTGATGTGTATAGGCCAAGGATGTCTTCTTGTGAGTTGTGAACAAGGAGGTCACAATATGTAGGCTTGTCTTTTCCCTAAATCATCAGTCCTTTCTTTGTAGAGTAACCgtgtttcccccccttcctcttcagACATCTTGAGAATGAAAGCAAGTACTTGGAAGTAGAAGAGGACGGGAAGACGGTATCTATCCATGTTAATGGTAAAGTGGAATGGGGAACAAATATACCCTATATGCCCAATTTAAATGTTTTCCTCAGTGTGCATAGGGCACCGAAGAGTTTCAGAAACACTCCTGAAAACAAATGCTGAAGAATCCGattcaggtttttttgttttgtttttaattaaatcCTTGCAGAGCTCATTGGGGAAAAATTACAAAGTATTGTTGTTTCTTTAACCTTCTGACTGAACTCTGTAAAAAAACTAACTAATTAACTAACTAACAAACCCTCAAAGCATACCATGTTCTGTACCAAGGAAATTTAAATGCAAAATAAACAATGGAAATAAGAACACATTTGCCCACCTTAAATACATATTTGTAATACATTAGTATAAGTTGgccttgacttggatagcccaggctagcctgattttatcaGATCCTGGGAAatcatggtggcaaatctgagaattttcattggttggatgtggcctacacaggattggcttgcactctgtctctggcattCCATTGgctcattcttctctcccccacctacCGCTGGCTTCATCAGGCAAGAAGCCCATctgaaggccactgacctttgagggagtcagttctctgctgacaggttctcctgggggcttactaaTCACTACTGCGTCTCCTCAGGGCCCATTGTAGGAAGTCTGCGACAgtgtccctccccccaaacaacactgctgtgaagcaaacagtaaaactgtgagagacatgttaaTGAGAtaaaacagtagcagttacttctcttcaactgacacaaaaggaatgttcattcacagaagGGAGGGGCCAGTttcacagcagcagataaacaggctgccccctttccacctgcaaatgctcttcactctttctattcaaattaggctacagtgggctcatataaTAGAATGGACTCTGAGCCTTTCCCCTGGGGAACCACtattgtcagtctccaggtgagggctggagatcactcagaattacaactgctctctagatggcagagatcagttcctcttgaggTGTGTGGGaagagtgaatgtcttcacttgggtgggtgggaagacagcaaggctggcggggggcacttacccagaggcctttagtgatacctttctaggttggtgggaaattcctaagatatcactacaggcctctgagggaaaggcctttcctcctggggaaccactgttgctagtctccaagtgagggctgtggaagctgactgggtgattttggacgagtcacagactttcagcctaaactgcctcacagggttgttgttcagatcacacagaggagaataatataaactgctttggtcccctcacactatgaagaaagacttattttcctatgtagaggctgcagggagggggaaggcaatggaaggcTATAAAcagaagaagatagggttgccaactccaggtttggaaattcctggagatttcaggggtggagcctggagagggtgaagtttgaggagggataggacctcagacagggacAATGCCATTTCttactggggaaccactggagaccactcagatttacaactgctctctaaatggtagagatcagctccccttgaggtgtgtgtgtgtgtggggggggggagtcaatgccttcacttgggtgagaagacagcaagggtggctgacaattgcccagagcctccttctagagcccattgtatttttctttacaacaggccttactcctagtaactACATAATAATATATACAATTACCCATCAACAGTTAGCTAGTTGATTGGCATCCCACCCAATCCCAATTATGGGTAAACATCAATGGTAGGAAAAATACAGCAATTTTAGAAGATAGCTCTGTATTTTCTGCATGAGACCGTTCCATGTTATGAGCACAAAATCTGGTTCCTTTTTCTAGATATTGAGATTCTGAACTCCCACCCTCCAAGATTAAGTTTCTAATCCTTATGGCTTTGaaagaacaattatgaaagcagtaggcttgccagcccccagacaaggatcccctggttttgtagGCTCTGCCCCACAAGCCAGCTAGCAAGCAGGGGGAAGCGCTAccacaacagccatgatgtgcaggtttagaagaagcttgcaaactctttgtgttttggaatgtatgTGCACCCTTTAAATCTCATCTGGACATGAAAGCTgcgggggttgagggggggagcaggcagacccatgtggctcttcccagtgagtgtgtgtgagagaggaagagagcagagtctctctgttttgcattcatttcagaagtcatttgtatagtGAAATGGACAGTAAacagttaactagaacctgattatgggatggagtcCCCTAGGACTCTGTCTTCctaactttcattttcctgtgttagtctgaagaagttggttgaaatacagcagatttttacattcagcaactcccatgagtaaactgccccaatgagatcacaaaagtgtgggtttgcaaactctttattttggctgctttgtgagtgtgtgttcactttcatttattaaaagtgcagctgctggggaaccatttggaagcaaaaaaagaggatgaggaaatgacgactgtattcaggggaactgcactgccgtattttttatttgtttattttagggaatagggAAGTCtctgggctccatccccaaagtccccaacttcctgagttagacctggcaatcctagaaagCAGTGTTAGCTACATAACTGGTAGGAATCACAACCACATTAGGACTAGGACTGGAAATTTTGAATTATTCAAACTAAGGGTTTCGGCTTAATTACCAGTTTCTTTTCCTGTACCCTGTGACTCCAGTGAAGGGAATGGACATTTTTGTCCTACTggaaaagtggagatgactgcAGAGGTCTCTTTCAATATCTGTAGTGATCTCCCATTTCCTGGTGGGAGGGGTGGCTGACAGCAGAGTACTATTTTTTCCATCTCTCATGCTCCTTTTTGAAGGTAGATGATGTAGTGACAATGTTTGAATAATATGACCTAGTGTTTTATTTGAGGCCAAAAATTTTAATTGATTAATTTAATGGGCCTAGTAATAAATGTTTTTGACAAACAATCTTTTTAAAGATTTCTGGCCACTTTTGCTTGAGGAAGTGGTATGTGATATGCTTTCATTAACGAGCATGGCTATTGCAAGTTATACATTATTCTCTCTTCCCTATTAGGCTAAAAACATTAGAAATTCTATCACCAAGAGTAAACAGGTCGTACCGAAGGCAAAAAATCTCTCCTTTTGTGTTTACAAGAACCTTGGTCATTAACGTGTTCCCAAACCTAATTCTATGCAACTAACATCAACAACGATTTAAAAAAACTGTGTGACAGTAATGAAACTCTGCACTTCAAGATTACCTCATAGCTTACAAACATGATTGATTGATATGTGGAAGTTCTTTTGTCTGAGAGCTTCTTCTGACCAATAAAGAAGCAAGTGAGGGGTGGATGATGGGATTGCTACAGGTACTGATTGTAGGCTTATTTTGACCATTCTTATTTTACTGTTCTTCCTAGAACAGTGATTGTTTGACTAATACATTCTAGTTCTCTTTCAGGCATACCTGTTTATGATAGAAACAATAATGGAGCAAAAGGAAATGAATGGAATTACAAGTTGGACAAGAGGCACCAGTGCCCACAGAAGAACAGAATCTGGACATGTGAAAAGCGTCGGTGGGCCAACGAATGGCGCCGCTGGGCAGAAAAATGGCGAAACTGGGCAGAAGAGTGCCGTAACTGGGCTGAAGAGAGCTATCACCAAGAAGATAAGAGTTGTTCTACGTCTGCtgctaggaattgccagaaagaTACACGGTATCCAAAGGTCAACGAGGAACATTCAAATTCAGACAAGGGTTGCCCCAGGCCAGGAAGGAGGCATCCACCATTTTCCAAGCCAGGGGAAGGGAAACCTGATCTAAATCAGAGGCAATgcaagacaaataagggacaaccTTGGCCAGAGGAGAAACTCACCAGCCCAGAAAAGGGATATTTTGTGTTTCCTAAGCCTGGTGAAAATAATTCTGGTATGGATGAAACACATGTCAGgaaaaacaaaaagcaacatAGACCAGAGACAAAACATCCTGTGTCAGACAAGGACGACCCTGGATTTTCTAAGCCAGGGGAGGGACATGCTGACCAGGACGTCAGGACAAACAAGGGACAACCTAAGCCAGATGAGGGATGTTCCCAGGAAGACAAGGAGCATCATGGATTTCAGAGGCCAGATCAAGAGACTTGCGCTCACAAGAAATCTAGCCCTGTTCATACTGAAACAAAAGATGAAACAAAAGATGGTCACATGTCCATGTCTATGAAACAAAAGATGGTTACTGGATGCAGTTCACAAGCTGGAAATAAAAAAGCTCCTGTCGGGATACATGACCAACAGTCTGAAGAAAGCAAGCAACGAAGCATGAGAAGTGAAGGCCCTCTTGGAAAAAATGAGCAGAAGAATGCAAAGTTGGAACAGCAATGTGAAAATGGAGAGTCTACATTGAAGTCTGGACAAGAGAAGAGAACAGAATTGCACGATGTGACAAAAAAGGCTTCTGCGTGTGCTAAGCAGGCTTCCAAACCACAGCTGACTACCTGTGGTGCTAaagggccaccactgaaaaagaaaGAGTCCCCAGTTCGGATGAGAAAGCCATGTGCCAAATGGACCAGATCTCAGACTGGGCGAAGAAAGCTGTATACCAGGAGGAACATATCCCAAGCAGGGCAGAATAGAATGCCTGATGAGCACAGTAAGGCAGGTGTTGAGTGGAATGGCCCCTGTACTAAAAGCAAGGAGGTGGCTTCAGAAAGGAAGAAGATACCTGTAGGTTGCAAGCAAGGACCACCAAATAGGAAAAAGTGTCATCTTCCACCTCTCCAAGAACTTTCTCTCCTGGCCAAAAAGAAACTGCTCAGGAGAAGGGTTTATCACCTGCCACCTGAAACAAAGGATGAAAAGCACCCATTAATCACGGAAACTAATCTCTTCCTGAACACAAACAGCCAGCAGAGAGGGAGACTGATTAAACTGCCCAGGAACATTTCACACCTCCCAAGTATTCAAGGCCAGAAGTTTCAAACAAATCAGTCCCCAAATCTAATTCATTGATCATGAATGTGACTGAGATAGCTTCCACATAAGGAGGCTCAGAGTCTTGGTCATAGATTGAGGCTGCTCTGATTCGTGCTTTCACACTATGCAGTGAAGAATCTCGTATGTGTTGGGCTCCAACAGAAAAGAGAGTCCTAAGGGAGTGGAAGAGGTATTTTTTTCCAATAAAGACAGAAGTGTAATTTGTATCACTTTTCCGGCAAGTGTATATTATTGGATGAGAAACAATATTCAGACAACACCAACTCTATGCTCAGCTAAATCTAGATTTCTCCATTTAGTACCCAACATTCAACTATCAATATTCTTTTCACAATATGTTGGTGCCCATTTAATTTTCCTAACACACTGTAATTACAAAATCATGTGTGTCAATTTTAGGTTAAGTTCCTTAATAGGACATGTAAGCCTCCTTGTAGTCATTGGTTCCAGTGGAAAACACATTTCTAGATGTACAACCCATAACGGGAAtgaatctttcctttccttttcccttttctttctcacCTTATCTATGTAGACTCAAAGCGGCTAGCAGCACAATAGGTTACAAGAAACAAAAAGCATAAcagtccattaaaaaaaaattaaaaacagtgcACAGATTCTAGAGGACTTGACTGGCCACAGAGAAAACCAGTGACCTAGCTGTTGTGCTTTGGTAAGTATGACATTCCTAGACTgcgaagggctttaaaggtaataactagcacttTGAATTGGGTCCAGAAGCAAATTGGTAACTAACGTGCTTAATGTCGCTCTGGGCTGGACAGCCATATCTTTTAAGAAGTCCAGGGGGGAATGACCGATGAGCTCACCTATCCCAAACAAGGATCCATTGgctcagggtagggttgccaaggttaactcagaaaatatctggggactttgggggtggagccaggagactttcacagtccctaaaacaaataagtaaaaatatagcagtgcagttcccctgaatacagtcaatttcctcatccccaagcagctgcacttcctgtgttctctctctctctctctctctctcacacacacacacacacatacagagcacCCAAAATAAACAGCTTGCAAtctcacacttgtgtggtctcactagggcaatttactcatgagttgctgaagttcttcagactaacacagggaaaccaaaggttctagtttatcctactatgcaaacgacttctgaaaggattgtaaaacaaatggagggtctgggctgctttcccttcctttcttacaAATTCACAGCTcattgggagcagccatgttgttctgccagctcaccctgcccccattcagcctggctcctacagatttaaaggcacacacaccatctaaaaagcaagcatttccaagcttcttctagccttctgaagtggaaaggcacatggtggctgttggggtgaggtttccccctgctggccagctgactggggggccggaaggagcctgcaaaaccaggggattggcaagcctagcccaaTGGCCTGTCACTCCTCAGGGCTGAGTTGGGGAGGGAGGACTGGTTGAGCCCAGGATTAGCCCTTCcttggggaagcatttaaaaagtCTGCTCAGGAGCAGCCAGGGAGAAAGAGCTAAATTCATCCCCAGACTGGAGGAAGCAGGTAACTAGCAGAGCAAAGTGTGGAAACTGGATGAAGAGAAACACCCTGTTCTTGCTCTATTCTGAGGCTCTATCCTGAGACATTTGCCCAACTAAAGCAGCCCTGGAGGGTGAGACAGCCCTGGACTCAGACCTGACCCCAGTGGGGCCTGGCATCCGGTATGAAGGTGACCAGGGGTCATTGTATAGGAAAAAAGGTGCTGGACctcatcagcacaactcatttgtatatgccacccctgatataacatCTGCCTTAaatcaacatctaccttaaagaACTTCTTGCatcataattgtcataataaaaccttactcccatcatacctttTAAACTTAccttttcctatgtggccacagtggcctgatgaagatttccatctgtctgctttatatgttttggttatttccccatttttgtggggaaaaatattagaaagtttgtcaaatcttaaagttcagcgaaattctcacagggggtttgtttgagcaatggagcccagaagcaagcattttttttggggggggggggggaggaaagaaagaaagagcacaaaaaaTTTTGTGGTTAcggaactccactcctgtgagctcctgcccaaaatgaggcctgaaggtGGCAGTAGCATGGATCAGCAGGGGTAGGTCCGCGGAGTCTAAATAAGGGGCTAACTTATGTGCTAGTAATTACAAGGTGCTTCTAGCAACAGTGATAACCTGCATATCCATTAACAAATCAGATCTAAGAGCACCCCAAGCTCTTAACTTGATCTAATAAAGGCAGCTTAAAGCCATTTAGAATTTCAGGCAGATAAacagtgggcgttttcccactgaccttactccggaacGACGTCcgtcttcaccgcgcagcgtctgcgcggatttcgcaccaactgctccgcagaacccggaagagccacaaagtcccgcggtgtttgcatcgcaaatgtaaactggtttttggcggtttacatttgcgacacaaaagccacgggactttgcggctcttccgggttctgcggagcagttggtgcgaaatccgcgcagacgctgcgcggtgaagagggacgtcgctccggagtaaggccagtgggaaaacgcccagtgtTTCTATGCTATAGTAAATTTTAAATTGCAAAGCAGGCACTGGAAAGCATTGCAAATTGGCATGGTagctttcctctcctttcctaTGCTCCTCAAGTGGGGGTGTGGGTGGGACATCTCTctctcgttttttttttttttacaaaagtgaAATACATGGATGAGGAGATCTAGCCCTTGCCACTCCTACAGACCAGAAATGGTAAGTGTCCCGGTCattacctgcagggctttttttgtagcaggaactcctttacatattaggccacacacccctgatgtagctaatcctccaagagcttacagtaggccctgcaataaaagccctgtaagctcttggaggattggctacatcaggggtgtgtggctgaatatgcaaaggagttcctttctACAAACAATGCCCTGATTACCTGTATTGCCAGACGACAGAAGCAGTGCATTATGTCCCTATATACTGTCAcagtgctaatgagtaatggATAGTGGAAGTGGGAGGGTCAGCATCAGGGaaatattgtattttaaatgatatttaaagcacatttgtattttaagtaaaaaatgaTATTGTTATTtgagtttgtctatatcctttaccactgctacagcaccaaccaaccccaaatcagacttttccctgcagccactgtggccggacctgcctgtcccatattggtcttgtcagccaccagcgagcctgcagcagacgtggactactgcacctttcttaaatcttcgttcgcgaagtcaagccgagagagagagatatcctttataacaggggtgaccaaactgcagctcaggagctgcATGGCTCTCATATTGTGCAGTTCTTGGAAGTATGTTGGCTGAGCACCTTTTTGCATCACAATTGAGTTGTGGCCCTCAAACAGTCAGGAATCGGACAGGGGTATGGTCAGCGTCTTGGAAGCTGGGGGGCCAGAGCATGAAACAATGCAAATGCCTGCCCGAAGAGCCTCAGCTGAGCCAGCCAGGCAGGACAGTTCCCCCTAGGGGTGTGCAGAGAAAAAAAATTTGTTCAAATTCGGTTTGGGGttgttaaacaacaacaaaaaatcattattcccttggaaagcaaatctcatattaggtaaatttaaaaaacctgaaaaaaatgGTATTCCCAGTTATTCAAAAACACATCTCACACAATACATATCACTTAGCAAAATGCAAAATATCACAAACTCAAAGGTCCAATGAGCGAAGAATAAAATTTCAATTTCCCATTCATCGTGTCAGTTTCCGACTTTAAGTGCTTGTAGACCATATGCCTGCATCCGCGggtaaattaaagtgccagtgccgaAAGTATTCCATGTGCAGTCAATTCTAGTTTTTCATAGATATTACTTTCATTTTCAAAGATGCCAAGCTAAAGGCTTCATCGTTTAAGAAAGCTTTTTTTTGAAAGTGGGTTGCCAACAGTCTCCGACAGTAAAGCTGCCTATCTTACTGTTTCCGAATGTTAAAGAGATGTatcccacacatttttgtcaaagAGACGTATCCCACTCATCACAACATCACAAAACGTTCTACATAGTATCAGCACTGGAGAAAACGAGAGTTTGACAAAGGTACATCTGGAAACAATAATATAGGCGGCTTTACTGTCGGAGGCTATTGGCAACCCTCTTTCAAAAAAAGCTTTCTTTTTTGTCTCTTATTCCAAGGAACTTCTTTCAAAATTCTTACTTTGTTGCCTTTCCAGTTTAAGTCTTCCCCTTTTGTATATCTTAGGATGATATCTGGCACTGTGTTCCTTATAAACGTCACATGAATCTCCCtgggttgtttatgtttccttgtGTATGAGGAAGCAACTCTCTGAGCCCAATATATATCTTGTTCAATCTCTTTTGCTGGGGATTCCATTACTTTGCTCAAGAGCTCACTAACTTCCTTACTTACAtcctctcctttttcttctggGATATTTTGAAAGCGTAGGATATAAGTTGCCATCTCCATTTCCGATTTTACAGTTCTACCATCTATTTCCCTGTGTTTATTTTTCTCTTCTTGCAAGTTGGTGATCATAGTTGTCATTCCCCCCTCTATTTCTGCAATCTTAGAGGTCACTTGGGGAACCACGCATGCGTCAAATCGGTTAAGACGCTCCCAGAACGTACTCCCGGAGAAATTTGTTATTAAGCCATCGAAGAAGAGAGATAAACTTCTgaaaacagtttgaaatatttgtgAAAGGAAGCAAGACCTGGAGGGCATCAATCAGAGTGAGTCTTTGGAAGTGTGATTTCTTATCATCTCTTTACTCTCCGCTCCCTGGGAGGAGGCCAGAAAGTGAGAAGAGAACATGGCGACTAAAAAGGAGCTGAAGGATTTAACACAGCTCATTGCTTCTTCAGAACAGAATGTAAGGGGCGATATTAAAGCTCTTAAAACAGACCTGAGACAGATGGCTatagaaattaagaacataaaaaaggtgGCTGATAAGGCAGCCAAAAAAGCTCAAGTTAATGAAGACAAAATTAAAGAGCTAACGAGCAAATTAGCGTTTGTAAGCGATCGTCAAAGGAGAAGAAACATTCGCTTATCAGGCATCCCTGAAGAGATTACACAGAAAGACCTTGAATCAAAACTACTGGAATGGCTTGAGCGATATGATTTAAGGATACAAACGG includes these proteins:
- the LOC132589726 gene encoding uncharacterized protein LOC132589726; translated protein: MTAFINGKKITTKRHLENESKYLEVEEDGKTVSIHVNGIPVYDRNNNGAKGNEWNYKLDKRHQCPQKNRIWTCEKRRWANEWRRWAEKWRNWAEECRNWAEESYHQEDKSCSTSAARNCQKDTRYPKVNEEHSNSDKGCPRPGRRHPPFSKPGEGKPDLNQRQCKTNKGQPWPEEKLTSPEKGYFVFPKPGENNSGMDETHVRKNKKQHRPETKHPVSDKDDPGFSKPGEGHADQDVRTNKGQPKPDEGCSQEDKEHHGFQRPDQETCAHKKSSPVHTETKDETKDGHMSMSMKQKMVTGCSSQAGNKKAPVGIHDQQSEESKQRSMRSEGPLGKNEQKNAKLEQQCENGESTLKSGQEKRTELHDVTKKASACAKQASKPQLTTCGAKGPPLKKKESPVRMRKPCAKWTRSQTGRRKLYTRRNISQAGQNRMPDEHSKAGVEWNGPCTKSKEVASERKKIPVGCKQGPPNRKKCHLPPLQELSLLAKKKLLRRRVYHLPPETKDEKHPLITETNLFLNTNSQQRGRLIKLPRNISHLPSIQGQKFQTNQSPNLIH